One window from the genome of Alkalihalobacillus sp. LMS6 encodes:
- a CDS encoding ATP-binding cassette domain-containing protein, whose translation MKHIQVNDLTVRQRNRFKKEILLQDLKLTVRHGENVSIFGRKKTETEALIDCLVGMKKPISGEITIGKHTMTSLNEEEIADVRRNEIGIISARVPLIQEYSVERNLNINNLISKKQKDIQEELMPLFHYFNVENKRKEKVQHLTTAEQETVRIIRALLAKPSILMMEAPSHVDGLQKLIHYAWGRQLTFLYTTEDWERAKLAHGMLHLKDGRLYEG comes from the coding sequence TTGAAACACATACAAGTAAACGATTTAACAGTAAGGCAGCGTAATCGATTTAAAAAAGAGATACTCTTACAAGATTTAAAGCTCACGGTGCGGCACGGTGAAAACGTGAGTATTTTTGGACGAAAGAAAACAGAAACAGAAGCGCTCATTGATTGTTTAGTAGGAATGAAAAAGCCGATATCTGGAGAGATCACGATTGGAAAACATACGATGACAAGCTTAAATGAAGAAGAGATTGCAGACGTTCGGAGAAACGAAATAGGGATCATTTCGGCACGTGTACCATTAATACAAGAGTATTCTGTTGAGCGTAATCTAAACATCAACAATCTGATTTCAAAGAAACAGAAAGATATTCAGGAAGAGCTAATGCCGCTCTTTCACTATTTTAACGTTGAAAACAAACGCAAAGAAAAAGTCCAACACTTAACAACTGCAGAACAAGAAACGGTTCGAATCATACGGGCTTTGCTCGCGAAACCCTCGATCCTTATGATGGAAGCACCTAGTCATGTTGATGGATTACAAAAACTTATTCACTATGCGTGGGGGCGGCAGCTAACATTTCTCTATACGACGGAAGATTGGGAGCGGGCAAAGTTAGCGCATGGGATGTTACACCTGAAAGATGGACGGTTATATGAAGGGTAA
- a CDS encoding NUDIX domain-containing protein — MNEEKIHVYTSAREPINITDRKTAHEKGLWHQTFHLWIMDVSEHEPQLYLQLRSQIKKDFPNLFDITAAGHLLAEETPLDGLREVEEELGLSLTEEDISFIGQFLDVIHTDTFLDQEFALSYVYFQSLSDKGIQLQKEEVAGIVKVPFYQFKQLCFNETSFMNATGFYEDGGQRFTIAKKLTRDDLVPHSLPYLQQTAIALENQMNEHGSRQRKRS, encoded by the coding sequence ATGAATGAAGAGAAAATACATGTGTATACTAGCGCTCGAGAACCTATTAACATTACGGATCGCAAAACAGCTCACGAAAAAGGGCTCTGGCACCAGACTTTTCACCTGTGGATCATGGATGTTTCAGAACACGAACCACAATTATACTTACAGCTCCGTAGTCAGATAAAAAAGGATTTTCCGAATTTATTTGATATTACAGCGGCTGGTCATTTACTTGCTGAAGAAACGCCCCTAGATGGGTTGCGAGAAGTCGAGGAAGAGCTTGGACTATCTCTAACGGAAGAAGACATCTCGTTTATTGGCCAATTTTTAGATGTCATCCATACGGATACGTTTTTAGATCAAGAGTTTGCTTTATCCTACGTTTATTTTCAATCTCTTTCAGATAAAGGAATTCAGCTCCAAAAAGAAGAAGTTGCAGGTATTGTAAAAGTCCCCTTTTATCAATTTAAACAACTATGCTTTAACGAAACCTCATTCATGAATGCTACTGGATTTTATGAAGATGGCGGGCAACGTTTTACGATAGCAAAAAAGCTCACGAGAGACGATCTCGTTCCCCACTCTTTACCTTATTTGCAACAAACTGCTATAGCACTAGAAAACCAAATGAACGAACACGGTTCAAGACAAAGGAAGAGATCATGA
- a CDS encoding GNAT family N-acetyltransferase: MIKGDKIELRPASKSDFVRQVEWRNQEETARLAAGSYAALYSHVTVEEVEALYDKRVIRDRKQENVFAIYIVETNTHIGNCDYRDVNPIARSAVVGLTVGNPSERGKGYGTEALQLLVHFLFQDLNLQRVQLDTWSGNEQAIRVYERCGFKIEGRLRRAEFVNGTYFDQLIMGRLREGVS, from the coding sequence TTGATCAAAGGAGACAAAATTGAATTAAGACCTGCTTCAAAGAGTGACTTTGTTAGGCAAGTTGAATGGCGGAATCAGGAAGAAACGGCGCGACTAGCCGCTGGATCCTATGCAGCATTGTATAGTCATGTCACAGTCGAAGAGGTAGAAGCACTCTACGATAAGCGAGTTATTCGAGATCGGAAACAAGAGAATGTGTTTGCAATCTATATAGTGGAAACAAATACACATATCGGAAACTGTGATTATCGCGATGTGAACCCGATTGCTAGAAGTGCAGTCGTTGGGCTTACCGTTGGCAATCCATCGGAACGGGGTAAAGGTTATGGTACTGAAGCTTTACAGTTACTCGTCCATTTCTTGTTTCAAGATCTTAATTTGCAGCGTGTCCAGTTAGACACATGGAGCGGAAATGAACAAGCAATTCGTGTTTATGAACGTTGTGGATTTAAAATTGAAGGGCGACTACGGAGAGCAGAATTCGTAAACGGCACATATTTTGATCAGTTAATTATGGGGCGCTTACGAGAAGGCGTATCATAG
- a CDS encoding nucleoside hydrolase: MKHYVLLFCDPGIDDAMAIILAIMHPQIELVGIVTSYGNVTKEQSIINADYILKVAGIAHVPVIPAAFRSFSEFDEETYPEIHGPAGLGSIIPPNHFPGNRVGFDTIRSILLTYKQNLTIIELGRMTALAKAFNLFENEFRYIKNILIMGGAFFMPGNRTPVAEANIYGDSVSAKFIFNYLNTIITPLNITSQAMFTPALIQRLTSHPKFGQTIQALLSVYTAYYKENQPQLPGPPIHDIVPLLVMVQPSLSTYVYRDVDVITNGKAKGMTMIDLRTGSEEGRQKIAWTVNANQLLHEYERAMFTGYADE; encoded by the coding sequence ATGAAACATTATGTCTTGTTATTTTGTGATCCTGGTATTGATGATGCCATGGCAATAATACTTGCGATTATGCATCCACAGATCGAGTTAGTAGGGATTGTCACGAGCTATGGGAACGTAACAAAAGAACAGTCGATTATAAACGCAGACTATATATTGAAAGTAGCAGGGATTGCGCATGTACCAGTCATCCCTGCTGCTTTTCGTTCTTTTTCAGAGTTTGATGAAGAGACTTATCCAGAAATACACGGTCCAGCGGGTCTGGGCTCAATCATTCCGCCGAATCATTTCCCTGGAAATAGAGTAGGGTTTGATACAATACGGTCGATTCTCTTAACATACAAGCAAAATTTAACCATTATAGAATTAGGTAGAATGACCGCTTTAGCAAAAGCTTTTAATTTATTTGAAAACGAATTTCGATATATTAAAAATATACTTATAATGGGTGGAGCGTTTTTCATGCCCGGAAACCGAACCCCTGTTGCTGAAGCAAATATTTATGGCGATTCAGTTAGCGCAAAATTTATTTTCAACTATTTAAATACGATTATTACCCCTTTGAATATTACATCTCAAGCGATGTTTACACCTGCCCTTATACAACGTTTAACAAGTCACCCCAAATTCGGTCAAACGATCCAAGCGCTTCTTTCGGTATACACGGCTTATTATAAAGAAAATCAACCTCAGCTTCCTGGTCCGCCAATTCATGACATTGTTCCGCTACTAGTCATGGTTCAACCGTCTTTATCGACTTACGTGTATCGCGATGTTGATGTCATTACAAATGGAAAGGCAAAGGGGATGACCATGATTGATTTGCGAACAGGAAGCGAAGAGGGACGGCAAAAAATTGCCTGGACAGTGAATGCAAATCAGTTATTGCACGAATACGAACGAGCAATGTTCACTGGCTATGCAGATGAATGA
- a CDS encoding CHY zinc finger protein → MTIIKGKVVDQQTRCVHYQTQFDIVAIKFACCGDFYPCYKCHDEAVDHKRKQWKQTEFTQRAILCGACHGQITIHEYVQASCCPLCQAQFNTNCSLHHHLYFEGITSDSDS, encoded by the coding sequence GTGACGATAATAAAAGGAAAAGTCGTTGATCAACAGACGCGATGCGTACATTATCAAACGCAATTTGATATTGTTGCCATTAAATTTGCATGTTGTGGTGACTTCTATCCTTGTTATAAGTGTCATGATGAAGCGGTTGATCATAAGAGAAAGCAATGGAAACAAACTGAATTTACTCAAAGAGCTATTTTGTGTGGTGCTTGTCACGGACAGATAACCATTCATGAATATGTGCAGGCGAGTTGTTGTCCTTTATGTCAGGCACAATTTAATACAAATTGTTCATTACACCATCATCTTTATTTTGAAGGTATTACGAGCGATTCCGATTCATAG
- the brnQ gene encoding branched-chain amino acid transport system II carrier protein, translating to MNQLGGISNKQTLYIGLMLFSLFFGAGNLIFPPELGQDAGTNAWPAIIGFLISGVGLPILGVMAITYVGSDDAEGLGRRVHPYFAIGFTALTFLTIGPFFAVPRTGTVSYEIAILPFIEMSQLDPSNRIWLFLFSIVFFAIVFYLALSPGKFVDRIGKLITPFLLVVIAILLVTVLFNPLGTYLEPADSSYANFPFFRGITEGYLTMDTIAAIVFGIIVVKAIKDLGVTDQRLIKRTAWKAGLIAAICLGTVYAGLGYLGAVSASELSADSGAGILASVSFEYFGLGGNVLLGLIILGACIPTATGLISSCSIYFNKLFPSLSYKVFVVIFTLFSLGVSNFGLSTIIEFSVPVLSFIYPIAIVLIILAFLEPLFKRRRIVYQVTILFTAIVSIHEGLVAAGLPGFLSAVPLPFAEIGFAWALPALIGFVIGLLLTPIFKGSEPKA from the coding sequence ATGAACCAATTAGGTGGAATTTCAAACAAGCAAACACTTTATATTGGGTTGATGCTCTTTTCACTTTTCTTTGGTGCTGGTAATTTAATTTTCCCGCCAGAGCTTGGTCAAGATGCAGGAACAAATGCATGGCCAGCCATTATTGGTTTTCTTATTTCAGGTGTAGGCTTGCCTATCCTTGGTGTAATGGCGATTACCTATGTAGGTAGTGACGATGCAGAAGGTTTAGGACGTCGCGTACATCCCTACTTTGCGATTGGCTTTACAGCATTGACTTTTTTAACAATTGGTCCATTCTTTGCAGTACCTAGAACTGGAACGGTGTCTTATGAAATCGCGATTTTACCATTCATAGAGATGAGTCAACTTGATCCGTCAAATCGAATCTGGCTTTTCTTATTTTCCATCGTATTTTTTGCGATTGTCTTCTACCTTGCGTTAAGTCCAGGGAAGTTTGTTGATCGAATCGGTAAACTCATTACGCCATTTTTATTAGTTGTTATAGCGATTTTACTCGTAACCGTATTATTTAATCCGTTAGGAACCTATTTAGAACCTGCTGATAGCTCGTATGCGAATTTCCCATTTTTCCGAGGGATTACGGAAGGTTATCTGACGATGGACACAATTGCAGCCATTGTCTTTGGAATCATCGTTGTAAAAGCGATTAAAGACCTAGGTGTCACCGACCAGCGTTTGATTAAACGGACGGCTTGGAAAGCGGGCTTAATTGCTGCGATCTGTCTAGGAACAGTGTACGCGGGACTTGGTTATTTAGGTGCAGTAAGTGCGTCAGAACTATCAGCCGACAGTGGGGCTGGCATCTTAGCAAGTGTGTCATTTGAATATTTTGGACTTGGTGGAAATGTTTTATTAGGTTTAATTATTTTAGGCGCGTGTATTCCGACAGCAACAGGATTAATTTCTTCTTGCTCGATTTATTTTAATAAATTATTTCCGAGTCTATCGTACAAAGTTTTTGTAGTAATCTTTACATTATTTAGCTTAGGGGTATCAAACTTTGGTTTGAGTACCATTATCGAATTTTCCGTACCAGTACTATCGTTTATTTATCCAATTGCGATTGTCTTAATCATCCTGGCGTTTCTTGAGCCGTTATTTAAAAGAAGAAGAATTGTTTATCAGGTGACAATTTTATTTACGGCGATCGTTTCAATACATGAAGGATTGGTTGCTGCTGGGCTACCTGGTTTCTTAAGCGCCGTTCCATTGCCTTTTGCAGAAATTGGATTTGCTTGGGCATTACCAGCTTTAATTGGTTTTGTTATTGGTTTATTGTTAACGCCGATCTTTAAAGGAAGTGAGCCGAAAGCGTGA
- a CDS encoding 4a-hydroxytetrahydrobiopterin dehydratase, whose product MSQIKKEAEKLSGWTVEDETLTRSFSFGNFLEGIDFVQNLAAYSEGAQHHPFITIDHTTITVKWTTVDQGKLTQKDLDAAKACNQFYSNE is encoded by the coding sequence TTGAGTCAAATAAAAAAAGAGGCTGAGAAGTTATCAGGCTGGACAGTAGAAGATGAAACGCTTACAAGAAGTTTCTCATTCGGTAATTTCTTAGAAGGCATTGATTTTGTTCAAAATCTAGCTGCGTATTCAGAAGGTGCACAACACCACCCTTTCATCACAATTGATCACACGACGATTACCGTTAAATGGACGACGGTTGATCAAGGCAAATTAACACAAAAAGACCTTGATGCTGCTAAAGCATGTAATCAATTTTATTCAAATGAATAA
- a CDS encoding cell wall metabolism sensor histidine kinase WalK, with protein MNALSIKKKVWMGIGVTVLAVILLSSMLIFFLYERLYVDQQIEQFEREGQALAAFYDQEGLSDEFYSFLEWSQQTSDAVYVVTEDPMELAGGAPFEDEYSEEMISFEERQILLQGESVYVRRDHPRFQQEIIGVAIPFTGEGNRLEGIVFISQPLTDLYELFSNVLWWVILIVALAGGVILFMGSRLTKQLVGPLLKMKLVAEKMESGDFSERITLKRSEDEFMQLAESINQLADSLEQVESNRRIFLANVAHELRTPLSYMIGYMEGIEEEVIETKKGMIILTQEAQRLNRLVNDLLDLAQLEGDKDSFDKQPVVYAELIREASETVQVIAHQKQMPIKLELNEESIIVADRDRMKQVLINLLTNAVAYSDPGNPIHVTLQSVDGKAEVEIKDHGYGIPKKDIARVTERFFRVKRGRSRSDGGTGLGLSIVQEIVAKHEGTFHLHSVEEKGTKAIIVLNEYD; from the coding sequence ATGAACGCGCTATCGATTAAAAAGAAGGTCTGGATGGGGATAGGAGTGACAGTACTAGCTGTTATTCTCTTATCAAGCATGTTGATCTTCTTTTTGTATGAGCGGCTTTATGTAGACCAACAGATTGAACAGTTTGAACGAGAAGGACAAGCGTTGGCAGCCTTTTATGACCAAGAAGGCTTATCAGACGAATTTTATTCATTTTTAGAGTGGTCGCAGCAAACGTCAGATGCGGTCTATGTTGTCACAGAAGACCCGATGGAGCTTGCAGGTGGCGCTCCGTTTGAAGATGAATACAGTGAAGAGATGATTTCATTTGAAGAGCGACAAATACTTTTGCAAGGGGAGTCTGTTTACGTTAGAAGGGATCATCCACGTTTTCAGCAAGAAATCATTGGCGTGGCGATTCCGTTTACAGGAGAAGGGAATCGTCTTGAAGGAATTGTCTTTATTTCTCAACCGTTAACAGATCTTTATGAGTTGTTTTCAAATGTCTTGTGGTGGGTAATTTTGATTGTTGCGTTAGCTGGTGGGGTTATTTTATTTATGGGAAGTCGATTAACGAAACAGCTCGTTGGTCCGTTGTTGAAAATGAAGCTAGTGGCAGAAAAGATGGAGTCTGGAGATTTTTCAGAACGAATTACTTTAAAGCGTTCCGAAGATGAATTCATGCAGTTAGCAGAGTCTATAAATCAACTAGCAGATTCATTAGAACAAGTGGAATCAAATCGGCGGATTTTCCTTGCAAATGTGGCGCATGAGCTACGAACTCCTCTTAGCTATATGATTGGTTATATGGAAGGAATTGAAGAAGAGGTCATTGAAACGAAAAAAGGAATGATCATTCTTACTCAAGAAGCCCAGCGACTAAATCGTCTTGTAAACGACTTGTTGGACCTCGCTCAACTTGAGGGAGATAAAGATTCATTTGATAAGCAGCCGGTTGTCTATGCAGAATTAATTCGAGAAGCAAGTGAGACCGTTCAGGTAATCGCGCATCAAAAACAAATGCCGATCAAGCTAGAGTTGAATGAAGAAAGTATTATTGTCGCCGATCGTGATCGGATGAAACAAGTGCTTATCAACTTGCTAACCAATGCAGTGGCTTATAGTGATCCTGGTAACCCGATTCACGTGACGTTACAATCAGTAGATGGAAAAGCAGAAGTTGAGATAAAAGATCACGGTTATGGTATCCCAAAAAAAGACATTGCGCGGGTAACAGAGCGTTTCTTTAGAGTGAAAAGAGGGCGTAGTCGGAGCGATGGAGGAACAGGGTTAGGACTGTCGATTGTACAAGAAATTGTCGCAAAACACGAAGGTACATTCCACCTGCATTCTGTGGAAGAGAAAGGAACCAAAGCAATCATTGTTTTAAACGAATACGATTAA
- a CDS encoding response regulator transcription factor, with protein sequence MSQSRTILVVDDEPDLVKLVVTYLQNERYQTLEAQSGQEALRLLETDTVNLVILDVMMEGMDGFAVCKAIQETYALPVIMLTARSHEEDKIKALKIGADDYMVKPFSPRELMARVEATLRRAYPKEENADNLSFGNLHIHRSGREVFVDDAEISLTRREFDLLLHLAENKNRSFTREQLFTQIWSDLSNSSLRTVDTHVKTLRLKLAEAGKKIQTVWGVGYKFGEKE encoded by the coding sequence ATGAGTCAATCGAGAACGATTCTAGTTGTTGATGACGAGCCAGATTTAGTTAAGCTTGTTGTCACCTATTTACAAAATGAACGTTATCAAACGTTGGAGGCGCAAAGTGGACAAGAAGCGTTGCGCCTATTGGAAACCGATACGGTTAATCTCGTCATTCTTGATGTGATGATGGAAGGCATGGATGGATTTGCCGTGTGCAAAGCAATCCAAGAGACGTATGCACTACCTGTGATTATGCTTACGGCTCGCAGTCATGAAGAAGACAAAATTAAAGCATTAAAAATAGGGGCAGATGACTATATGGTTAAGCCGTTTAGCCCGCGAGAACTAATGGCTCGAGTAGAAGCAACGTTACGACGTGCGTATCCAAAGGAAGAGAACGCCGATAATCTTTCTTTTGGAAATCTCCATATTCACCGTAGTGGTCGCGAAGTCTTTGTAGATGATGCAGAAATTTCGTTAACGAGAAGGGAATTCGATTTACTTCTGCATTTGGCAGAAAATAAAAATCGTTCTTTTACAAGGGAACAACTGTTTACACAAATATGGAGTGACTTAAGCAATAGTTCTTTACGAACCGTGGATACACACGTGAAAACATTGCGTTTAAAACTTGCTGAAGCAGGGAAGAAAATCCAAACTGTGTGGGGCGTTGGTTATAAGTTTGGAGAAAAAGAATGA
- a CDS encoding YncE family protein, translating to MKRSLYAIVATFFLTFLSSCAQDHVQTPSEEGGYFLVSHLKEASLGFIDENSMTVTSLSSLPTVWEQIIKINETEFLILSDQTRTLSHFDLHTGDVTPLTEFDDMISDIVYDARATNLIVSYTNTNKLAWISLEGEVMETVTIENRANDLYVDNDRLFVLNADEASVDVISLTSLEIEHTIPVVERASGMFFDGELLWVGGHGPTGELNQSVVGYSLASEQEEERIPIGLMPIALGGNQSEASMFVISHGNDHLYKIDTSSQEILKEVEVGHNPNYLHVDDDYVIVSNFDSQSLSVFSSDSLERIAEIDVGAGPHVIVSGEMK from the coding sequence ATGAAACGTTCTTTATATGCCATCGTTGCAACATTCTTCCTTACTTTTCTTTCTTCATGTGCACAAGACCACGTTCAGACACCTAGTGAAGAAGGTGGTTATTTCTTAGTTTCTCATCTAAAAGAAGCGTCACTTGGTTTTATTGATGAAAACAGTATGACAGTCACCTCCCTTTCTTCATTGCCGACTGTGTGGGAGCAAATTATAAAAATTAATGAAACAGAATTTCTCATTTTATCTGATCAAACACGTACGTTGTCGCATTTTGACCTTCATACTGGAGATGTGACGCCTTTAACCGAATTTGATGATATGATTTCGGACATCGTTTATGATGCTCGTGCGACAAACCTTATTGTTTCGTATACGAATACAAACAAACTTGCGTGGATTTCGCTAGAAGGGGAAGTCATGGAAACGGTCACAATAGAGAACAGGGCAAATGATTTATATGTAGACAACGATCGTTTATTTGTATTGAATGCAGACGAAGCAAGCGTAGACGTTATTTCCCTAACTTCATTAGAGATCGAGCATACGATTCCTGTTGTTGAAAGAGCATCAGGCATGTTCTTTGATGGAGAGTTGCTTTGGGTCGGCGGGCATGGCCCGACTGGCGAGTTAAATCAATCGGTTGTTGGCTATTCCCTAGCTAGTGAACAAGAAGAAGAGAGAATCCCAATCGGCTTAATGCCCATTGCTCTTGGCGGAAATCAGTCGGAAGCTAGTATGTTTGTTATATCCCATGGCAACGACCATCTGTATAAAATTGATACGTCGTCTCAAGAAATACTGAAAGAAGTTGAAGTCGGACACAATCCTAATTATCTTCACGTTGATGACGATTACGTGATTGTCAGTAATTTTGATAGTCAGTCATTGTCCGTCTTCTCAAGCGATTCTCTTGAAAGAATTGCTGAAATTGATGTAGGTGCAGGCCCTCATGTTATCGTGTCAGGAGAGATGAAATGA
- a CDS encoding MFS transporter, which translates to MRTFYYLFALTLAALNLRPAITSISPLLESIQAELGMSGATASLLTTLPVLCMGIFAPFAAIISKKIGLERAIFVSLIFITVATLMRGVVGSVLLLVVTAFLAGIGIGLAGPLLSGFIKQHFPTKPGFVSVYSVSLVIGAGVATGFAVPVYDGFNGNWQLALAVWGSLGLLALFFWIGLIRKRPTALKTTDSALPFKNRRALLITLFFGLMATVFYTITAWAAPIVMSFGYSTAMAAAGVTLFQLIQIPVSLVLPSIVSKYGHMTTALIGCSLLELVGVIFLLIGFHPLLALGLIGLGAGGLFPLALMIPIIETDSADKASALSALNQGGGYVFAALGPLAVGTLYDVFGTFKPALYVLIFVILIMGTVQYLLGNKTNAQKIKGKLG; encoded by the coding sequence ATGCGAACGTTCTATTACTTATTTGCGTTAACGTTAGCAGCTTTAAATTTACGGCCAGCCATTACATCAATTTCCCCACTATTAGAATCCATTCAGGCTGAACTAGGTATGAGTGGGGCAACAGCAAGCTTGTTAACAACGTTACCTGTTTTATGTATGGGCATATTTGCGCCTTTTGCCGCAATCATTAGTAAAAAAATTGGTTTAGAAAGAGCGATTTTCGTATCATTGATTTTTATTACAGTAGCAACATTGATGAGAGGGGTTGTTGGATCTGTTCTCTTACTCGTCGTAACGGCATTTCTTGCGGGTATTGGAATAGGGCTTGCTGGACCATTACTCTCTGGATTCATTAAACAACATTTCCCTACAAAGCCAGGCTTTGTTAGTGTCTATTCCGTTTCTTTAGTAATCGGCGCAGGTGTTGCAACTGGGTTCGCTGTCCCTGTTTATGATGGATTTAATGGAAATTGGCAGCTCGCTTTGGCTGTATGGGGGTCCCTTGGGTTACTAGCGTTGTTTTTTTGGATTGGTTTAATTCGTAAACGGCCAACCGCATTAAAAACAACAGATTCAGCACTTCCGTTCAAAAATAGGCGTGCGTTACTCATTACGTTATTTTTTGGTTTGATGGCAACGGTTTTCTACACGATTACCGCTTGGGCTGCACCAATTGTGATGAGCTTTGGCTATTCGACAGCAATGGCGGCTGCAGGAGTTACTTTGTTTCAATTGATTCAAATCCCTGTTTCGCTCGTTTTACCGAGTATTGTCTCTAAGTATGGCCACATGACGACTGCGCTCATTGGATGTAGTCTTTTAGAATTAGTAGGGGTTATTTTTCTATTAATCGGCTTTCATCCGTTGCTGGCGCTAGGTTTGATTGGGCTTGGTGCAGGAGGACTATTTCCTTTAGCATTAATGATTCCCATTATCGAAACCGATAGTGCCGACAAAGCGAGTGCTTTATCTGCTTTGAACCAAGGCGGAGGCTATGTTTTTGCGGCTCTCGGACCACTGGCGGTTGGCACTCTTTATGATGTATTTGGTACCTTTAAACCTGCCTTATACGTGCTGATCTTTGTTATCTTAATCATGGGCACAGTCCAGTACCTTTTAGGAAACAAAACGAATGCGCAAAAAATAAAAGGGAAGTTAGGTTAA
- a CDS encoding aldehyde dehydrogenase family protein, with translation MRNQTQHFINGEWVDSTGSETIDVINPATEDVIGKISAGTKEDVDKAVSAARKAFPEFSKSTKEDRIKWLNAIADGYKKRSKELIDVMTEELGSPLSVSENVHFKMGLAHFKQAARALDTFSFSEEKDGHTLVKESIGVSGLITPWNFPTNQTSTKIAGAIAAGSPVVLKPAEKTPYAAMMLAEIIHEAGVPKGAFNLVNGTGDEVGDAISSHPDIDFVSFTGSGGVGEKIMQNAAKTIKKVALELGGKSPLVILDDANMKKAAKTAASNMFFNSGQVCTAATRILVPKTKKDEFEEAMKEAVSSYSMGNPREEGHTAGPLVSSGQWDTVQSYIQKGIDEGATVLVGGTGKPDGLDKGYFAKPTVFTDVTNDMVIAQEEIFGPVISLIYYDDLDHAIEIANDTIYGLAGYVFGQDPEKLRYVASNIRAGQITVNNAQTDFNAPFGGYKQSGIGREWGEFGIEEYLEVKAVLGMPS, from the coding sequence ATGCGTAATCAAACTCAACATTTTATTAATGGAGAATGGGTCGATTCAACAGGTTCCGAAACCATTGACGTCATTAATCCAGCAACAGAAGACGTAATTGGCAAAATTAGTGCAGGTACGAAAGAGGACGTTGATAAAGCAGTTTCCGCTGCACGAAAAGCATTTCCCGAGTTTTCGAAATCAACGAAAGAAGATCGAATCAAATGGCTAAATGCCATTGCTGATGGCTATAAAAAACGAAGCAAAGAACTTATCGATGTGATGACAGAAGAGTTAGGCTCTCCTTTATCCGTCTCAGAAAACGTACATTTTAAAATGGGTTTAGCTCACTTTAAACAAGCCGCTAGAGCATTAGATACCTTCTCTTTTTCAGAAGAAAAAGATGGACATACACTTGTTAAAGAAAGCATTGGTGTAAGCGGTTTAATTACACCTTGGAACTTTCCTACTAACCAAACGTCAACAAAAATAGCTGGCGCCATTGCAGCAGGAAGTCCCGTTGTCTTAAAGCCAGCAGAAAAAACACCTTATGCTGCTATGATGCTTGCTGAAATCATTCATGAGGCGGGTGTACCAAAAGGTGCATTTAACTTAGTTAACGGAACTGGTGACGAAGTAGGAGACGCAATTAGCTCTCATCCTGATATTGATTTTGTATCCTTCACTGGTTCTGGTGGTGTAGGAGAAAAAATCATGCAAAACGCAGCTAAAACGATTAAAAAAGTTGCGCTTGAGCTCGGTGGTAAATCACCACTCGTGATTCTTGACGATGCAAACATGAAGAAAGCGGCTAAAACAGCAGCCTCGAATATGTTCTTTAATTCTGGTCAAGTTTGTACGGCAGCGACACGGATCCTTGTACCAAAAACGAAAAAAGATGAGTTTGAGGAAGCAATGAAAGAAGCCGTTTCATCTTACTCTATGGGTAATCCACGTGAAGAAGGTCATACTGCTGGCCCGCTTGTCTCATCAGGACAATGGGACACGGTTCAGTCTTACATTCAAAAAGGGATTGACGAAGGCGCAACTGTTTTAGTTGGTGGAACAGGCAAGCCAGATGGTCTTGATAAAGGATACTTCGCCAAACCGACAGTATTTACAGATGTGACAAACGATATGGTCATTGCTCAGGAAGAAATCTTTGGACCTGTGATCTCACTCATTTATTATGATGATCTTGATCACGCAATTGAGATTGCCAACGATACAATTTACGGTCTTGCGGGTTATGTCTTTGGTCAAGATCCAGAGAAACTTCGCTATGTTGCCTCAAATATTCGTGCAGGTCAAATTACGGTCAACAATGCTCAAACCGATTTCAATGCACCGTTTGGTGGCTACAAACAGTCTGGTATCGGTCGAGAATGGGGCGAATTTGGGATTGAAGAGTATTTAGAAGTAAAAGCTGTTCTCGGTATGCCTTCATAA